A single window of Bordetella genomosp. 11 DNA harbors:
- a CDS encoding MFS transporter, translated as MLDSRRSWIVATMALVCLGMSFGGPLIAIVGLKTIAADMGGARSVPALGGSLAWLGAAVGGVLMGRVAHRFGIRWTVIGGALSVCTGLAISTVGEPWALYVGHGVFIGLLGLAGLNAPLYVYISHWFLRRRGSALALLSSGNYIAGVVWPVIFEAVIDRFGWRTTMLGYGLIQAALVTTLALVFLRPPPAAASPPTTAAVARPGKVAGMRPNTVFVMLAAAGFLCCVPMAMPQGHLVALCSDRGLPATVGAAMLSALLAVAFMSRQAWGLVSDRIGGVRTALISSFMQMIAVSGYLYVQQQFGLFAVSIAYGLGFSALIPAYVLAMREIFPPHEAYWRVPSMLLMTGSGMAAGGWVAGFLYDRYGSYDPAFMLGVAANIVNLVLLATLTLRMHGGFRIPALRRA; from the coding sequence ATGCTGGATTCGCGCCGGTCCTGGATCGTCGCGACCATGGCGCTGGTCTGTCTGGGGATGTCCTTCGGCGGCCCCTTGATCGCGATCGTCGGCTTGAAGACCATCGCCGCCGATATGGGCGGCGCCCGTTCCGTGCCGGCGCTGGGCGGTTCGCTGGCGTGGCTGGGCGCGGCGGTCGGCGGCGTGCTGATGGGCCGGGTGGCCCATCGTTTCGGCATACGCTGGACGGTCATCGGCGGCGCGCTGTCGGTATGCACCGGGCTGGCCATTTCCACCGTGGGGGAACCCTGGGCGCTGTACGTCGGGCACGGCGTATTTATCGGCCTGCTGGGCCTGGCCGGCCTGAATGCGCCGCTGTACGTGTATATCAGCCATTGGTTCCTGCGGCGGCGCGGCTCGGCGCTCGCGCTGCTGTCCAGCGGCAACTACATCGCGGGCGTCGTATGGCCGGTGATCTTCGAAGCCGTCATCGACAGATTCGGATGGCGGACCACCATGCTGGGCTACGGCCTGATCCAGGCGGCGCTGGTGACGACCCTGGCCCTGGTATTCCTGCGGCCGCCGCCGGCCGCGGCGTCGCCCCCCACCACGGCGGCGGTGGCGCGTCCGGGCAAAGTGGCGGGCATGCGCCCGAACACGGTGTTCGTCATGCTCGCGGCCGCCGGCTTCCTGTGCTGCGTGCCGATGGCGATGCCTCAAGGCCATCTGGTCGCGCTATGCAGCGATCGGGGATTGCCGGCCACGGTCGGCGCGGCCATGCTTTCCGCGCTGCTGGCGGTGGCCTTCATGAGCCGGCAGGCCTGGGGGCTGGTTTCGGATCGGATAGGCGGTGTGCGCACGGCGCTGATCAGCTCTTTCATGCAGATGATCGCCGTGTCGGGGTATCTGTACGTGCAGCAGCAATTCGGGCTGTTTGCCGTATCGATCGCCTATGGGCTGGGATTCAGCGCCCTGATCCCCGCCTATGTGCTGGCCATGCGCGAGATCTTCCCGCCGCACGAGGCCTATTGGCGCGTGCCGTCGATGCTGCTGATGACCGGTTCGGGCATGGCCGCGGGCGGGTGGGTGGCCGGCTTTCTGTACGACCGGTACGGCAGCTACGATCCGGCGTTCATGCTGGGCGTGGCGGCGAATATCGTGAATCTGGTCCTGCTGGCGACCCTGACGCTGCGCATGCATGGCGGCTTCCGGATCCCCGCGTTGCGGCGCGCGTGA
- a CDS encoding metallophosphoesterase → MKIQLLSDLHLETNADFTPTPAPDADLLILAGDIGSYQQGSRIAGDDFGLARFSPRDRWPVPVVYLPGNHEYDAQDFDAAHERLRALCDRLGIQWLERETLVIDGVRMVGTTLWSDFDAMVKPGDTLTQVLNKRGKAFRAANFYLEKASTTRGGSPFLAEELREQGLACQAWLDAALATPFDGPTVAITHFAPTLSSADPRYGLTPGTAGFCNSLDELIPRADLWLHGHLHHAVDYVQDGCRIVSNPLGYESKGEQEGFRPTLTIDLAALSGRDT, encoded by the coding sequence ATGAAGATCCAACTGCTATCCGACCTGCACCTCGAAACGAACGCCGACTTCACGCCGACGCCCGCCCCCGACGCGGATCTGTTGATCCTGGCGGGCGACATCGGTTCATACCAGCAAGGCTCGCGCATCGCCGGCGACGATTTCGGCCTGGCGCGGTTTTCGCCGCGCGATCGCTGGCCGGTTCCGGTGGTTTACCTGCCCGGCAACCATGAATACGACGCGCAGGATTTCGACGCCGCCCACGAAAGGCTGCGCGCCTTGTGCGACAGGCTGGGCATCCAATGGCTGGAACGCGAAACGCTGGTGATCGACGGCGTGCGCATGGTCGGCACCACGCTGTGGAGCGATTTCGACGCCATGGTCAAGCCCGGCGATACGTTGACCCAAGTCTTGAACAAGCGCGGCAAGGCGTTCCGCGCCGCGAATTTCTATCTGGAAAAGGCGAGCACCACGCGCGGCGGCAGTCCGTTCCTGGCGGAGGAGCTGCGCGAGCAGGGCCTGGCCTGCCAGGCGTGGCTGGACGCGGCTCTGGCGACGCCTTTCGACGGCCCGACCGTCGCGATCACGCATTTCGCGCCGACCCTCTCCAGCGCCGATCCCCGCTATGGCTTGACGCCCGGCACGGCGGGCTTCTGCAACAGCCTGGACGAGCTCATTCCCAGGGCCGACCTGTGGCTGCACGGCCATCTGCACCATGCCGTGGACTACGTCCAGGATGGTTGCCGCATCGTTTCGAACCCGCTGGGCTATGAATCGAAAGGCGAGCAAGAGGGCTTTCGCCCGACGTTGACCATCGACCTCGCCGCATTGTCCGGCCGGGACACCTAA
- a CDS encoding response regulator, with protein MKDLRPILLVEDNPNDIELTLTALRQCNIANEVVVLRDGAEALDYVYRRGAHAARPLGEPSVILLDLKLPKVDGLEVLERIKSDNDHKQIPVVMLTSSKEEKDLVRSYQSGVNSFVVKPVEFSAFFEAIRNLGMFWAIVNQPPPPRRRDGKPANSRELP; from the coding sequence ATGAAAGATCTACGGCCTATTCTGCTGGTAGAAGACAATCCGAACGATATCGAGCTGACGCTGACCGCGCTCAGGCAGTGCAACATCGCCAACGAGGTCGTCGTGCTGCGCGATGGGGCGGAAGCCCTGGACTACGTGTATCGCCGCGGCGCCCATGCGGCCCGGCCGCTGGGCGAACCCTCGGTCATCCTGCTGGACCTGAAGTTGCCGAAGGTGGACGGACTGGAAGTCCTCGAACGCATCAAGTCGGATAACGACCACAAGCAGATTCCCGTCGTGATGCTGACCTCCTCCAAGGAAGAAAAGGATCTGGTGCGCAGCTATCAGTCCGGCGTCAATTCCTTCGTGGTCAAGCCCGTCGAATTCTCGGCCTTCTTCGAGGCGATTCGCAATCTGGGCATGTTCTGGGCCATCGTGAACCAGCCCCCTCCGCCACGCCGCCGCGACGGCAAGCCCGCAAACAGCCGGGAACTGCCTTGA
- a CDS encoding ATP-binding protein has protein sequence MPQQDTLPSTQLDLDRCAQEPIRIPGAIQPYAALLLLAPDTLEIITRSANTQAMLGIACETGQRLPQVVGRAPAMEELLRALRAWRDVEDGVLSATVHIGDRQLHVSGARTGQGLLVELEPDSAEQGVTLDALYPRLRMLLDDIQPAGQPEPILQRAVVEVRRLTGFDRVLAYRFDSDGHGTVVAEDGTGALPSYLGHRFPASDIPPQARALYCQNRVRLIPDANYQPVPLEPPLIGAGHESVDLTAANWRSVSPIHLEYMRNMGTGSSMSVSVVIDGHLWGLISCHSAGPHLVGPQVRAACEFLGRIVAHHIGAHERISEHSHRIELKKIEIELVELLSRADTLTDGYAQRSPAWTRLLDAHGAALVWQDEVHTMGNTPSKAQIRKIAEWLHGNNVEQAYHTDRLPLVWPEAAPFAEVASGLAAASISGLHTAYLMWFRPEVIRTVQWRGDPRKSVDPVSGRLHPRKSFELWQEELRGRSMPWRQSEVDALADFRTVVVNLILKRAEERAELSEQLQRSNVELESFSYSVSHDLRAPFRHIAGFAELLKQRESDLDPTSTRYIENIMRAAVMAGRLVDDLLRFSHLGRAALTVSELDSNKLVAEVRQAVELTLPHRKVQWRVDDLPRAWGDAQYVRQVWYNLLENAVKYSGSRPESIVTVTGQNCGTFTLFSVGDNGVGFDMAYAGKLFGVFQRLHRLEDFDGTGIGLALCKRIVEKHGGWIKGEGIVDQGAKFSFALPNQ, from the coding sequence GTGCCGCAGCAAGACACCCTACCCTCGACGCAGCTGGACCTGGACCGTTGCGCGCAAGAGCCGATACGAATTCCCGGCGCGATCCAACCCTACGCGGCGCTATTGTTGCTCGCGCCCGATACGCTGGAGATCATCACCCGCAGCGCCAACACTCAGGCGATGCTGGGCATCGCCTGCGAGACGGGGCAACGCCTGCCGCAGGTGGTCGGACGCGCGCCGGCCATGGAGGAACTGCTCCGCGCCCTGCGCGCCTGGCGCGACGTCGAAGACGGCGTGCTGTCGGCCACCGTGCACATCGGCGATCGCCAGTTGCACGTCTCGGGCGCGCGTACCGGCCAAGGGCTGCTGGTCGAGCTGGAACCCGACAGCGCCGAACAGGGCGTCACCCTGGATGCCCTTTATCCCCGGCTGCGCATGCTGCTGGACGATATCCAGCCCGCCGGCCAGCCGGAACCCATCCTGCAGCGGGCCGTCGTGGAAGTGCGCCGGCTGACGGGCTTCGACCGCGTGCTGGCCTACCGGTTCGACAGCGATGGTCATGGAACGGTGGTCGCCGAGGACGGCACGGGCGCCCTGCCTTCCTATCTGGGCCATCGCTTTCCGGCCTCGGACATTCCACCGCAGGCACGCGCCCTGTACTGCCAGAACCGCGTCCGGCTGATACCGGACGCCAACTACCAGCCTGTGCCCCTGGAACCGCCACTGATAGGCGCCGGACACGAATCCGTGGACTTGACGGCGGCCAACTGGCGCAGCGTGTCTCCGATCCACCTGGAATACATGCGCAACATGGGCACCGGCTCGTCGATGTCCGTGTCGGTCGTCATCGACGGCCATTTGTGGGGATTGATCTCCTGCCACAGTGCCGGCCCGCACCTGGTCGGACCGCAGGTTCGCGCGGCCTGCGAATTCCTTGGCCGCATCGTCGCCCATCACATCGGCGCGCACGAACGTATTTCAGAACATTCCCACCGCATCGAACTGAAGAAGATAGAAATCGAACTGGTGGAATTGCTGTCCCGCGCCGATACCCTGACCGACGGCTATGCGCAGCGCTCGCCAGCCTGGACCCGCCTGCTGGACGCCCACGGCGCGGCCCTGGTGTGGCAGGACGAAGTGCACACCATGGGCAACACCCCTTCGAAAGCGCAGATCCGCAAGATCGCCGAATGGCTGCACGGCAACAACGTGGAACAGGCCTATCACACGGATCGCCTGCCATTGGTGTGGCCCGAGGCCGCGCCGTTCGCCGAGGTCGCCAGCGGCCTGGCGGCCGCGTCGATTTCCGGGTTGCACACGGCCTACCTGATGTGGTTCCGGCCAGAGGTGATACGGACGGTGCAGTGGCGTGGCGACCCCCGCAAATCCGTCGACCCGGTATCGGGCCGGCTGCACCCGCGCAAGTCGTTCGAGCTGTGGCAGGAAGAACTGCGCGGGCGCTCGATGCCATGGCGCCAGTCCGAAGTGGACGCACTGGCCGATTTCCGTACGGTGGTGGTCAACCTGATCCTGAAACGCGCGGAAGAACGCGCCGAGCTCAGCGAACAGCTGCAGCGCAGCAATGTCGAACTGGAATCGTTTTCCTATTCGGTGTCGCACGATTTGCGCGCCCCCTTCCGCCACATCGCCGGATTCGCGGAACTTCTCAAGCAGCGCGAATCCGACCTGGACCCGACCTCCACGCGGTATATCGAGAACATCATGCGGGCGGCGGTGATGGCCGGCCGGCTGGTGGACGATCTTTTGCGTTTTTCGCACCTTGGGCGCGCCGCGCTGACGGTCTCCGAACTGGATTCGAACAAGCTGGTCGCGGAAGTACGCCAGGCGGTCGAACTGACGTTGCCGCACCGGAAAGTGCAGTGGCGCGTCGACGATCTCCCGCGCGCGTGGGGCGACGCGCAATACGTGCGGCAGGTCTGGTACAACCTGCTTGAAAATGCGGTCAAGTATTCCGGCAGCCGCCCCGAATCCATCGTCACGGTCACTGGGCAAAATTGCGGTACATTCACTCTGTTCAGCGTAGGCGACAACGGCGTGGGTTTCGATATGGCCTACGCGGGAAAACTGTTTGGCGTTTTCCAGCGGTTGCACAGACTGGAAGACTTCGATGGCACCGGCATCGGCCTGGCCCTGTGCAAGCGCATCGTTGAAAAACACGGCGGCTGGATCAAGGGTGAAGGCATCGTCGACCAAGGCGCGAAGTTCTCTTTCGCGCTGCCCAATCAATGA